In Bacillus sp. SM2101, the following are encoded in one genomic region:
- the gpsB gene encoding cell division regulator GpsB, whose protein sequence is MLERIKLNAKEILEKEFKTAMRGYKQEDVDKFLDFIIKDYESFHQIIEELQQENLRLKRQVDDTSKKQSVPTGNTNFDILQRLSSLEKHVFGSKLYE, encoded by the coding sequence ATGTTAGAACGAATTAAACTAAATGCTAAAGAAATTTTGGAAAAAGAATTTAAAACAGCGATGAGAGGCTATAAACAAGAAGACGTAGATAAATTTTTAGACTTCATCATTAAAGATTATGAATCATTTCATCAAATTATTGAAGAACTACAACAAGAAAATTTGCGCTTGAAACGTCAAGTAGATGATACATCAAAAAAACAAAGTGTACCGACTGGAAATACAAATTTTGATATTTTACAAAGATTATCGAGTCTTGAAAAGCATGTGTTCGGTAGTAAATTATACGAGTAA